The window aggacgacgaggtgtcggacTGGGTGGCGGCGTTTCCGCGCGGCCACACCGACCTGGAGTCTCTCTCCTTCGAGTGCTTCACCCCGCAGGTACCCTTCGCCGCCCTCGAGGCTCTCGTGGCGCGCTCGCCGCGCCTCCGCCGCCTGCGCATCAACCAGCACGTCtcgctcggccagctgcgccggcTCATGGCGCTCATGCCTCGCCTCACGCACCTCGGCACGGGCTCGTTCCGGCCGGGGGACGGCGCCGAGGACGAGGGGCTCGACTTTGGTCAGATGTTGACCGCCTTCGCGTCGGCCGGCCGGGCTAACTCGCTGGTGTCGCTGTCCGGCTTCCGTGATCTCGCGCCGGAGTACCTGCCGACCATTGCCACGGTCGCCGCCAACTTAACCAGCATGGACCTGAGCTACGCCCCTGTCAACCCCGACCAAGTCCTGCTCTTCATCGGGCAATGCCGCAGCCTCGAGACGCTATGGGTACTGACCAGATTGCTTTCACGCCATAGTTTTACCTCTGGGCTGCTCCATGGTTCCCAATTTCTGATGACAAGTTCTTTGCCAGGTGCTCGACTCAGTGCGCGACGAGGGGCTCCAAGCCGTGGCTATGTACTGCAAGAAGCTCCAGGTTCTCCGTGTGCTCCCATTGGACGCGCACGAGGACGCCGACGAGCTGGTGTCGGAGGTCGGGCTCACCGCCATCTCGGAGGGCTGCCGTGACCTTCGCTCCATCCTCTACTTCTGCCAGAGGATGACCAACGCCGCCGTCATCACCATGTCGCAGAACTGCCCCGAGATGAAGGTGTTCCGGCTATGCATAATGGGGAGGCACCGGCCCGACCACGTGACGGGGGAGCCGATGGACGAGGGGTTCGGCGCCATTGTCCGCAACTGCAGCAAGCTCACCAGGCTCTCCACGTCCGGGCACCTGACGGACCGAGCATTCGAGTACATCGGCAACTACGGCAGCTCCCTGCGGACGCTCTCCGTGGCGTTCGCCGGGGACAGCGATCTGGCGCTGCAGCACATCCTCCAGGGCTGCTCCAAGCTGGAGAAGCTGGAGATAAGGGACTGCCCGTTCGGCGACGCCGGCCTGCTCTCCGGTATGCACCATTTCTACAACATGCGGTTCGTCTGGATGTCGGGCTGCAGCCTGACGCTGCAAGGCTGCGAGGAGGTGGCCCGGCAGCTCCCACGGATGGTGGTGGA is drawn from Triticum dicoccoides isolate Atlit2015 ecotype Zavitan chromosome 4A, WEW_v2.0, whole genome shotgun sequence and contains these coding sequences:
- the LOC119284487 gene encoding transport inhibitor response 1-like protein, producing MSEEDEDQAAGAPPKRPRAASPPPPDQVLDNVLETVLQFLRAPGDRGAASLVCRSWHRAESATRASVAVRNILAASPARAARRFPNAHHILLKGRPRFADFNLLPPGWAASAFRPWAAALAAAAFPALRSLSLKRITVTDDDLDLLARSLPPSFRELSLLLCDGFSSRGLASLASHCRGLRVLDVVDCELNEEEDDEVSDWVAAFPRGHTDLESLSFECFTPQVPFAALEALVARSPRLRRLRINQHVSLGQLRRLMALMPRLTHLGTGSFRPGDGAEDEGLDFGQMLTAFASAGRANSLVSLSGFRDLAPEYLPTIATVAANLTSMDLSYAPVNPDQVLLFIGQCRSLETLWVLDSVRDEGLQAVAMYCKKLQVLRVLPLDAHEDADELVSEVGLTAISEGCRDLRSILYFCQRMTNAAVITMSQNCPEMKVFRLCIMGRHRPDHVTGEPMDEGFGAIVRNCSKLTRLSTSGHLTDRAFEYIGNYGSSLRTLSVAFAGDSDLALQHILQGCSKLEKLEIRDCPFGDAGLLSGMHHFYNMRFVWMSGCSLTLQGCEEVARQLPRMVVELINSQPEIEKTDGVDILYMYRSLEGPREDVPPFVKIL